Proteins encoded together in one Ferroglobus placidus DSM 10642 window:
- the glyA gene encoding serine hydroxymethyltransferase → MSVEEVYEVIRKHTEFYKNSLPLIASENITSKFVRNCYISDLGHRYAEGKIGERFYEGCSFVDEIELMAVNLMKELVKAPHVNVQPISGVVANMAGFFALTNPGDKIFALSIPSGGHISHEKYSAAGLRGLQVLHYPFDAEIMNIDVDETKKLAEKEKPKLFVLGGSLFLFPHPVKEISEIAAEINAKVMYDGSHVLGLIAGGEFQNPMEEGADVLTASTHKTFFGPQRAIIACREELADRVDKAVFPGVVSNHHLNTLAGLVIAAMEFKEFGRDYAEQTVKNAKRLAEELAEEGLKVLGEDLGFTESHQVAVDVRKQGGGAKVAKKLEKANIILNKNLLPWDSIKDTENPSGIRIGVQEVTRLGMKESEMDVIAKLIADVILDRRSVDKVRKDVISLKKEFSKVKYTFEEHEAYEFLRI, encoded by the coding sequence ATGAGTGTCGAGGAAGTTTACGAAGTCATAAGAAAACACACGGAATTTTACAAAAACTCCCTCCCGCTGATAGCGAGCGAAAACATAACGAGCAAGTTCGTTAGAAATTGTTACATCAGCGATCTCGGGCATAGATATGCTGAAGGGAAAATAGGGGAGAGGTTTTACGAGGGTTGCAGCTTCGTGGACGAAATCGAGTTAATGGCTGTAAACCTCATGAAAGAGCTCGTTAAAGCTCCCCACGTTAACGTTCAGCCGATAAGCGGTGTCGTAGCAAACATGGCTGGATTTTTCGCTTTAACAAATCCGGGAGATAAAATATTCGCCCTCTCAATTCCTTCCGGAGGTCACATTAGTCATGAGAAGTATTCCGCAGCGGGTTTGAGGGGTTTGCAAGTATTGCATTACCCTTTCGATGCTGAAATTATGAACATAGACGTTGACGAGACTAAGAAGCTTGCGGAAAAGGAGAAGCCGAAGCTTTTCGTTTTGGGTGGCAGCCTCTTCTTATTCCCCCATCCGGTTAAGGAGATTTCGGAGATTGCTGCCGAAATTAACGCTAAGGTCATGTACGATGGGAGCCACGTTCTCGGGCTCATAGCTGGAGGAGAATTTCAAAACCCGATGGAAGAAGGGGCTGACGTTTTAACAGCTTCCACCCACAAAACGTTTTTCGGACCTCAGAGAGCGATAATAGCTTGCAGAGAAGAGTTGGCAGATAGGGTTGATAAAGCCGTTTTCCCCGGAGTTGTGAGCAACCATCATCTAAACACTTTAGCCGGACTCGTTATCGCTGCGATGGAATTCAAGGAGTTCGGGAGAGATTATGCGGAGCAGACCGTTAAAAATGCGAAGAGACTTGCGGAAGAACTGGCTGAGGAAGGATTAAAAGTTTTGGGAGAAGACCTCGGCTTTACCGAGTCGCACCAAGTGGCAGTGGATGTTAGAAAACAAGGAGGAGGAGCTAAAGTTGCCAAAAAGCTTGAGAAGGCTAACATAATTCTGAACAAAAACCTGTTGCCTTGGGATTCGATTAAGGATACGGAAAACCCCTCGGGAATAAGGATCGGAGTTCAGGAGGTAACGAGGCTTGGTATGAAGGAGAGCGAAATGGACGTCATAGCCAAGCTTATAGCCGACGTGATTTTGGACAGGAGAAGCGTTGATAAAGTTAGAAAGGACGTTATCTCTTTAAAGAAGGAATTCAGCAAGGTAAAGTACACTTTCGAAGAACACGAGGCTTACGAATTTTTGAGAATTTAA
- the cobT gene encoding nicotinate mononucleotide-dependent phosphoribosyltransferase CobT, with protein sequence MYEVLKGRDFSELLKGDVSFVLCIGNTKTAEIPGITVAGANPDLIKFTPPADAELLYYGKCRSIPFPPATPDGKPTPALITYTALRLVKPQLFVVDSGLMIKPKIPYVSINAPVGENIYEREAMNIERVEEAFEYAKIFGKEVSKNSDCLMIAESIPAGTTTAGAVLKALGKEPKVSSSMPENPVEIKMKVIERAASRVNSEDPIEIIAKVGDPVMIGVTGVALGSEKPVVLAGGTQMAAVANLIKLFKKDFKVNIATTSYIAKDRTADIVGITPEDANVIAADPLLKNSSKEGLKAYEEGFVKEGVGMGGATLLAYVKGYESAFLKEVEKDYEKIVG encoded by the coding sequence ATGTACGAGGTTTTGAAGGGAAGAGATTTTTCAGAGCTGTTAAAAGGGGACGTCAGCTTCGTTTTGTGCATAGGTAACACGAAAACGGCGGAAATTCCGGGAATTACGGTGGCTGGAGCTAATCCGGACTTGATAAAGTTCACTCCGCCAGCTGATGCGGAGCTCTTGTATTACGGAAAATGCAGGAGCATTCCCTTCCCTCCAGCCACGCCGGACGGAAAGCCAACTCCAGCTCTGATAACCTACACAGCTCTAAGACTCGTCAAGCCGCAGCTTTTTGTTGTCGATTCTGGACTGATGATAAAGCCGAAGATTCCTTACGTGTCTATAAACGCTCCAGTTGGGGAGAACATATACGAAAGAGAGGCGATGAACATTGAGAGGGTTGAAGAGGCTTTTGAGTACGCTAAAATTTTCGGTAAAGAAGTTTCTAAGAATTCCGACTGTTTGATGATCGCAGAAAGCATTCCAGCCGGCACGACAACAGCTGGGGCTGTCTTAAAAGCTCTTGGAAAAGAGCCGAAGGTTTCGTCGAGTATGCCGGAAAATCCAGTTGAGATAAAGATGAAAGTTATTGAGAGAGCTGCAAGCAGGGTAAATTCGGAAGATCCAATCGAAATAATCGCTAAAGTTGGAGATCCCGTGATGATCGGAGTTACGGGGGTTGCTTTGGGAAGCGAAAAGCCAGTCGTTTTAGCCGGCGGAACTCAGATGGCAGCCGTAGCCAACCTCATCAAGCTCTTCAAAAAGGACTTCAAGGTAAACATTGCTACTACGAGCTACATAGCCAAAGACAGAACGGCTGACATCGTAGGCATAACTCCCGAAGACGCTAACGTTATAGCTGCAGATCCTTTGCTCAAAAATTCGAGCAAGGAAGGATTGAAAGCTTACGAGGAGGGATTCGTTAAGGAAGGAGTCGGAATGGGCGGAGCTACGCTTTTAGCCTACGTGAAGGGATACGAAAGTGCGTTTTTGAAGGAAGTTGAAAAGGATTACGAAAAAATAGTGGGTTAA
- a CDS encoding NUDIX hydrolase — MREYPKRPVIGVGAVIVEDGKILLVRRANEPNKNMWSIPGGLVRVGESLHEALKREILEEIGVEIEIGDVACVTEEIFLDDDGRIKYHYVIVDFFAKIKSGEIKAGSDAKEVKWIKLDELGEDVVPFVRKLAEKILREEKMIYLPGGRTTLKRC; from the coding sequence ATGAGAGAGTATCCGAAAAGACCGGTAATCGGTGTCGGAGCTGTAATAGTAGAGGACGGGAAAATCCTACTTGTCAGAAGAGCTAACGAGCCGAACAAGAATATGTGGTCGATTCCCGGCGGGTTGGTCAGAGTAGGGGAATCGCTCCACGAAGCTTTGAAAAGGGAAATTCTCGAAGAAATCGGCGTTGAGATAGAAATTGGAGACGTCGCTTGCGTTACTGAGGAGATATTTCTTGACGATGATGGAAGGATAAAGTATCACTACGTTATTGTCGACTTCTTTGCGAAGATAAAAAGCGGGGAAATTAAAGCTGGAAGCGATGCGAAGGAAGTAAAGTGGATAAAGCTTGACGAGCTTGGAGAAGACGTCGTACCTTTCGTTAGAAAGCTTGCGGAAAAAATTTTGAGGGAAGAAAAAATGATATATCTGCCCGGAGGAAGGACAACCCTAAAAAGGTGTTGA
- a CDS encoding phosphotransacetylase-like protein, which produces MHRAIAEKIPEGKKIAIGIYREREGYDKKVMKAAKLCNFAEVVVVDEGEETEKKLLDMVEKGEVDAAVRGTARASKMIAELKRRGYEFVRIALLETFYGKLFLLSPVGVDEGKTLAEKIVIAEEAKKMALKLGMNDRVAFLAGGRLGDIGRSEEVDRSLAEAELLAKICGGVNREILLEDVEEDIIIPPNGMIGNYIFRAMCYLGGGKEYGAYYAKLPFTLIDTSRAQSAEGYLRALALAAVMSE; this is translated from the coding sequence ATGCATAGAGCAATCGCCGAAAAAATTCCAGAGGGAAAAAAGATCGCTATCGGAATTTACAGGGAAAGAGAAGGTTACGACAAGAAAGTTATGAAAGCCGCGAAACTCTGCAACTTTGCCGAAGTTGTTGTCGTTGACGAGGGAGAAGAGACCGAAAAAAAGCTCTTAGACATGGTTGAAAAGGGGGAAGTTGATGCAGCAGTTAGAGGAACTGCGAGAGCCTCGAAGATGATCGCTGAGCTAAAAAGGAGAGGCTACGAGTTTGTGAGAATCGCTTTACTCGAAACCTTCTACGGAAAACTCTTCTTGCTCTCACCGGTCGGGGTTGACGAAGGAAAAACTTTGGCTGAGAAGATCGTGATTGCTGAAGAAGCTAAGAAAATGGCTTTAAAGCTTGGCATGAATGATAGAGTTGCTTTTTTAGCCGGAGGAAGGCTCGGGGATATTGGTAGGAGCGAGGAGGTCGACAGAAGTCTTGCTGAGGCTGAACTTCTCGCAAAAATTTGCGGGGGCGTAAATAGAGAGATTCTACTTGAGGACGTTGAAGAGGACATAATAATTCCGCCGAACGGGATGATAGGAAACTACATATTCAGGGCGATGTGCTACCTCGGTGGAGGAAAAGAATACGGAGCCTATTACGCTAAGCTACCCTTCACTCTGATAGACACGAGCAGAGCTCAGAGTGCCGAAGGCTATTTAAGAGCTTTAGCTTTGGCAGCGGTGATGTCGGAATGA
- the fae gene encoding formaldehyde-activating enzyme, giving the protein MTHHDVLMTGEALVGEGNEVAHVDILIGRRDGPVGIAFAMALGAPSPGHGGLTAIIAPNLAVKPPTVIVPTVTIKNMKQGELIFGPAQKAVADAVADAVKEGIIPRDKIDEWCIVANVFIHPAAQDKKKIYEYNYQATKLAIERAVKNLPTPEEVEEKRKDAKHPFA; this is encoded by the coding sequence ATGACGCACCACGACGTTTTAATGACCGGAGAAGCTTTGGTTGGAGAAGGGAATGAAGTAGCCCACGTAGACATTCTGATAGGCAGGAGAGACGGACCGGTTGGGATAGCCTTCGCAATGGCTTTAGGAGCTCCCTCTCCGGGACATGGGGGATTGACGGCAATAATCGCTCCGAACTTGGCTGTTAAGCCGCCTACTGTCATAGTTCCAACCGTGACGATAAAGAACATGAAGCAAGGTGAGTTAATCTTCGGACCGGCTCAAAAGGCTGTTGCCGACGCTGTGGCTGACGCTGTTAAGGAGGGGATTATTCCGAGAGACAAAATAGACGAGTGGTGCATAGTCGCTAACGTCTTCATCCATCCGGCGGCACAGGATAAAAAGAAGATCTACGAGTACAACTACCAAGCTACGAAGCTGGCTATAGAAAGGGCTGTGAAGAATCTGCCAACTCCCGAGGAAGTGGAAGAAAAGAGGAAAGACGCGAAGCATCCGTTCGCTTAA